Proteins encoded within one genomic window of Cellulomonas flavigena DSM 20109:
- a CDS encoding sterol carrier family protein: MPPRRRTDPLDGRAALQAWRADPDGAPTAARRTAVRFTLEELADVAPGNAVEVRVPPDGAVQAVEGPRHTRGTPPNVVETDPVTWLELATGEVTWHAAVATGRVHASGERADLAHLLPLQAARVR; this comes from the coding sequence GTGCCACCGCGTCGCCGTACCGACCCCCTCGACGGGCGTGCCGCGCTGCAGGCGTGGCGCGCGGACCCCGACGGCGCGCCGACGGCCGCCCGGCGCACCGCGGTGCGCTTCACGCTCGAGGAGCTCGCCGACGTCGCCCCGGGCAACGCGGTCGAGGTCCGTGTCCCGCCCGACGGCGCCGTGCAGGCCGTCGAAGGACCGCGCCACACGCGCGGCACGCCGCCGAACGTCGTGGAGACCGACCCGGTCACGTGGCTCGAGCTGGCGACAGGCGAGGTGACGTGGCACGCCGCGGTCGCGACGGGGCGCGTGCACGCGTCGGGCGAGCGGGCCGACCTCGCGCACCTGCTACCGCTCCAGGCCGCCCGGGTCCGCTGA
- the gdhA gene encoding NADP-specific glutamate dehydrogenase: MQEQLQRVHEQVLARNPGEREFHQAVTEVFESLGPVLTRNPEYVDAAVLERLCEPERQIIFRVPWVDDAGQVRINRGFRVEFNSALGPYKGGLRFHPSVYLGIVKFLGFEQVFKNSLTGMPIGGGKGGSDFDPRGRSNGEVMRFCQSFMTELYRHIGEYTDVPAGDIGVGGREIGWLFGQYKRITNRYESGVITGKGISWGGSLVRTEATGYGTVLFAERMLATRGLSFDGMRVVVSGAGNVAIHAIEKAQALGAHVVACSDSLGYVVDEAGIDLEVLRQVREVERLPVEQYAARRSGAHYVPAARVWQVDAQVALPCATQNEIDETDAKRLVDAGLLALAEGANMPTTPEAVALLQDAGVLYAPGKAANAGGVATSALEMQQNASRDSWTFEHTEERLAAIMAGIHDNCAETAEEYGDPGNYVLGANIAGFTKVADAMLALGVV; this comes from the coding sequence ATGCAGGAACAGCTGCAGCGTGTCCACGAGCAGGTCCTTGCACGCAACCCCGGTGAACGCGAGTTCCACCAGGCGGTCACCGAGGTGTTCGAGAGTCTCGGGCCCGTGCTGACCCGCAACCCCGAGTACGTCGACGCCGCGGTGCTCGAGCGCCTGTGCGAGCCCGAGCGGCAGATCATCTTCCGTGTGCCGTGGGTCGACGACGCGGGGCAGGTCCGCATCAACCGGGGCTTCCGCGTCGAGTTCAACTCCGCGCTCGGCCCGTACAAGGGCGGCCTGCGCTTCCACCCGTCGGTGTACCTCGGGATCGTGAAGTTCCTGGGCTTCGAGCAGGTCTTCAAGAACTCGCTCACCGGCATGCCGATCGGCGGCGGCAAGGGCGGCTCCGACTTCGACCCGCGGGGCAGGTCCAACGGCGAGGTCATGCGCTTCTGCCAGTCGTTCATGACCGAGCTGTACCGGCACATCGGGGAGTACACCGACGTCCCGGCCGGTGACATCGGCGTGGGTGGGCGCGAGATCGGCTGGCTGTTCGGTCAGTACAAGCGCATCACCAACCGCTACGAGTCGGGCGTCATCACCGGCAAGGGCATCTCCTGGGGTGGCTCGCTGGTCCGCACCGAGGCCACCGGTTACGGCACAGTGCTGTTCGCCGAGCGGATGCTCGCCACGCGCGGCCTGTCGTTCGACGGCATGCGGGTCGTGGTGTCCGGCGCCGGCAACGTCGCGATCCACGCGATCGAGAAGGCGCAGGCGCTCGGCGCGCACGTCGTCGCCTGCTCCGACTCGCTCGGCTACGTCGTCGACGAGGCCGGCATCGACCTCGAGGTGCTGCGCCAGGTCCGCGAGGTCGAGCGACTGCCCGTCGAGCAGTACGCCGCCCGCCGCAGCGGTGCGCACTACGTCCCGGCGGCCCGCGTGTGGCAGGTCGACGCCCAGGTCGCGCTGCCGTGCGCGACGCAGAACGAGATCGACGAGACCGACGCCAAGCGCCTCGTCGACGCGGGCCTCCTGGCGCTCGCCGAAGGTGCCAACATGCCGACGACGCCCGAGGCCGTCGCGCTCCTGCAGGACGCGGGCGTGCTGTACGCGCCCGGCAAGGCCGCGAACGCGGGCGGCGTCGCGACGTCGGCGCTCGAGATGCAGCAGAACGCCAGCCGCGACTCGTGGACGTTCGAGCACACCGAGGAGCGGCTCGCCGCGATCATGGCGGGCATCCACGACAACTGCGCCGAGACGGCCGAGGAGTACGGCGACCCGGGCAACTACGTGCTCGGCGCCAACATCGCCGGCTTCACCAAGGTCGCCGACGCGATGCTCGCGCTGGGCGTCGTCTGA